Genomic DNA from Lactuca sativa cultivar Salinas chromosome 8, Lsat_Salinas_v11, whole genome shotgun sequence:
TTCTTGTATTTAGCCTTAAGTAGTTGTAATCAATGTTTAAAACCCCACCCACAACACGtacaacacacacatacacatacttaACATGCTAACTACTCTTTTATGTGGAATCATTGCAGCTTTCCTCTACTGGAAACTATCATGATGAGATCGACTTTGAGTTCTTAGGAAACTCATCAGGACAACCTTACACCATGCACACAAACATCTTTCTCCAAGGAAAAGCAAATAGGGAGCAGGAGTTCACCTTTTGGTTTGATCCAACTGCCGATTTCCACAACTATACCATTCACTGGAACCCTAACGCAGTAGTGTAAGTTTACTAAAATAAGCACCTATTAATTAACTTAGCTTTTGCAATAAACGCTTAGTTTACAGACTAGAAGTTACTAAAAGGTTAGATCATGACAATAAATGCAGGTGGTATGTTGATAGTATACCCATTAGGGTTTTCAGAAACTACAGAAGCGAAGGAATTGGATTCCCAGACCAACAAGGAATGAAGGTGTATTCTAGTTTGTGGAATGGAGATAACTGGGCAACAAGAGGTGGGCTGGTCAAAATCGACTGGACATGTGCACCTTTCATGGCATCTTTCCGAAAATTCAGTGCAAGAGCTTGCAAGTGGAACGGACCCCTTAGCATTATCCAGTGTACCTACCCTACCCCAGCGAACTGGTGGACCTCCAATGTCTACAAGAAACTAAGTTCGGATCAGCAGGTCAATCTCAAATGGGTTAGAGATAACTACATGGTGTATAACTACTGCACAGATCACTGGCGTTTTAAGGGGAAGATGGCGCCTGAATGTTTTAAGCCACAATACTAAGAGAAACAAGATATTCTTTCACAATTACACCACAATTCATTTTCCAGTCTTAGCTTAAAATTAACTTGGTTGTCCTTTTTAAAGTTTGGTATTAAACTGTCTGCCCTTTGCATTCCATTATAGATGTATATATAGGAGAAGTATGAAGAATCTGAAATCGAAATGGGATTGAACCCTACCAAATATAAAAAGATAATTTCAAAAGATTACAATGCTAGCTAGTCTACTAGGGGTAGATCTTTGGTGAATATGTTTGCATATTGATACAGTGAAGTACATGAAAGAACATGATTGAGAGAAACTTTTTCTCGAACAAAGTGGATATCTATCTTAATATGTTTTGTCGGTTTGGTGTTGAACAAATTTATTGGTGAGATAAACAATTGACACATTGCCTCGATAAATGAGAGTGGCCAAACATATGGCAGTGAAGTTCAAGAAATAGATAGTAGCACCAACAAGTTTCTGCAAAAACGTTAGCAAAGCCTCAATATTCCACCTCAAACCCTCAAGTGGGAGTAGTAAGTTCTCATTCGGTGGATAATGAGACTAATTTGTCTCCCAAAAGACACAATACATGTTGGTAATTTTAGTTTTATCAACATATTTTAGTATAGTTATAATTACTGTCGAGACTCGTTGTGTTCAGTTTACTATTCGAGACTGAAGGTATTGAGTGCACACACGGAGTGTTAAATGTGGAATCGGGTATATATGGGTCCAGGGGCAACGCCCCTGGGTATAGGGTTCCAAGGGGCAGCGTACCTGGTGGGGTCTAGGGGTAGTGTCCCTTACGGGGTCCAAGGAGCATAGCCCCTTATGATGGTTTCGCTTTTCTGTAACAAGAAAGGGTATGAACACAGATTTTCTACCAAAATCTAATGATGACATCATGATCATGTAGGCAGCAGTTATGTCCAATAACTATCCTCTTTTGGCACCAATTTGGTATAACCAACATTTAACCACTTTTCTTCCTTGTATAAATGCAAGGTGAATGTTCCAGGAAAACGGTTGCTAATTTCTATACACGAAATTGACCAATAGCAATTATATGTCTTTTTAGAACACACTTCACCACATGGTATTCTGtgttttttatgattttggattaGACATGTCATCCAAACCAAATTTCTTTGATTATCCTACTTCTGAAATCGTGTAACCCTAGGCAGAAAGTAATATAATCATGATCAAAGTAATGTACAAGTGTTATTTGTTATTCCAAAAGCTTTATTTCTAAAAAACCCTGAGGTGGATTGTCTAGTATCAGTACATCTTCCCCAATCGACATACATAGAGAAAATGAGGTAAGTGGGGCAGCTGGAATGCAAAAAATGATGGCccgttgtaacatcccaaaaatacaggccaaaaatttcatttttaaataagtcattataaaaccaacagtgtaataaaacatttgtaatatcatgtcgtgtcaaaaccaaagtagaaataattaaacttgttatcataaaacactatcagagtgtaatcccaaagatctcatgtgcggaaaaccttagtgtgatgcgctgcgatcaagccggctcctttcctttagacacgaagtacctgaaaccaaaactgaaaaactgtaagcacgaagcttagtgagttcccccaacataccacataccatacaattacataacatacaaatattgtcaggcatatctgggtgcccgacctaccccttcggtcctctcgaccggatactgaccagtatatctgggagcttgcctccccttcggtcctctcgaccggacactgactagcatatctgggtgctggtctccccttcggtcctctcgaccggatactgaccagtatatctaggagcttgcctccccttcggtcctctcgaccggacactgactagcatatatgggtgttggtctccccttcggtcctctcgaccggatactaaccAATATATCttggagcttgcctccccttcggtcctctcgaccggatactgactagcatatctgggtgctagtctcccctttggtcctctcgaccggatactggggagtatttcaccccctaccactactacATAACATATAAATCTCATAAACTATCTAGCATGGCTAGGCATaactgccccttcggccctatcgaccggtgttctgggggactatctcccctactatcactagcacatagcatcatatcatactagcacaataacatatcacaggtagtagtaaacctagatgaatatgacagagacaaacatctatcatacaatcctactgctgggccggcattgtggccgtagacccaccgctactggaaggtaactcacctcacactgctgaagtcccgaaggcACAATCCCCCACtggctgaagtcccgcagacttgaccccagctgctggctgacagattcccgatctgtcaatatcaaaacatcacccaattaataattg
This window encodes:
- the LOC111905304 gene encoding probable xyloglucan endotransglucosylase/hydrolase protein 26 → MRSFQALVAVAFISLTAFQPCLVHGNSYNDMSFNWGAKHSYNFSNGDLSLVLDRVSGSGVQSHNTFLYGSIEMLIKLVPGNSAGTVTAFYLSSTGNYHDEIDFEFLGNSSGQPYTMHTNIFLQGKANREQEFTFWFDPTADFHNYTIHWNPNAVVWYVDSIPIRVFRNYRSEGIGFPDQQGMKVYSSLWNGDNWATRGGLVKIDWTCAPFMASFRKFSARACKWNGPLSIIQCTYPTPANWWTSNVYKKLSSDQQVNLKWVRDNYMVYNYCTDHWRFKGKMAPECFKPQY